TCGGGTTCGACGGCGCGGGTGACGAGCAGGTCGTCGACGGCATTGAACGGGGTCCGCCGGGCGAGTTCGATGATGAGTCCGAGGTCGTCACCGCCGGGCCGGTCGGCGAGCGGGAGGAGCGACCGGAGCAGTTCTCCCTCCACCAGCAGCGTGGAGGTGAGACACGGCGAGGCGTCAAAGGCGAGTGCCGCGTCGAGCATCTCGCCCGTCGCTCGCGGGTAGCGCTCGTCGCCGTTCTCGAACCGGAAGCCGCAGAAGCCGACGCGGGCGTCGCTCTCGCGCAGCGACTCCATTCCGCGTTCGATACGCTCGGGGTGGAGTTGGTCGTCGTCGTCGAGCAGGTGGACGTACTCCCCCTCAGCGCGTTCGATACCGGCGGTGCGGGCGGGGTTCCCCCCGCGATTCTCGTCGAGCGCGAGATACGTCACCTCGGGGTGGTCCGCGACCGGGGCGGCGTGTCCTTCGCCGGAGTCGTCGACGACGACACACTCCACGTCGGGATGGGTCTGTGCCCGGACGCTCTCGATGGCGTCGGCGAGTCGCCCGTTGCGGTAGTGTGTGGGGATGACGACGGAGACGAGCGGGGCCATACCGTGCGTTCTGGCCCGGCAGGCGAATGCGTTTCGACCGCCAGCCGGAAGGCTGATTGTGCGACTCCCGGTGAAACCGGTATGGACGACCGGACGCGCCTGCTCTCCGAGTGGGTGGACCAACCCCCCGCCGGCCCGCTCGTGCAGTATCTCCGCGACGCCGAGCGACGCGCCGTTCTCGAGACGCTCGATTCGCCGACCCACGTGCTCGATATCGCCTCCGAGACGGGCGTCACGCGTGCCCTTCCCGATGACGCGGCCGTCACCCGCGTCGATTTCTCACCCGAGGCCAGTGCCCGGGAACGAGAGACGCTCGACGGCGTCGAGACGTTCGCGTCGACGACCCCCGAATCACCGACGCTTCCGTTCGGGCGGTCGCGGTTCGACGCCGCGGTGTGTGTCGGTCCCCTCGACTGGCGGTTTCTCGACGCCGACCACCTCTCGCGTGAGGTGAGCCGCGTCCTCACGCGCGGGGGGACCTTCGCCGTCACCGCCCCGACGCCCGAATCCCCCTACCACGTCGGCGGTCGCTACGAACTCACCTACCGGACCCCCGACGAGTTCGAGAGCGTGTTGGCCCCGCATTTCCACCCCAACGACCAGACGTACATCTACCAGCCGCCCGAGAAGGTGCAGTGGCTCGCGGGCACCCTCCCGACTGGCCTCGAACGGCGGGTCGCCGACTACGCGCAACGCCGGACGGAGACCTGCTCCCGTGACCGCGCCAGCTACGTCGTCACCGGGGCGACCGCGCCGGGCTACCGCGCCCGACTGGACGACGCGCTCGACTGTCTCCTTCGTCCGGTCGCCGAGCAGGGGTTCTTCGACCCCGAGACCGACCGCTTTCACGGCCGACTCGACTACTCGCTGACGGACACGGGCGCGATGCGCTGGCGCGCCGGCGAGGGGTCACGCCAACGGTACGGCCCGCTCGCCCTGCTCGGGGTGGCGCGCTGGCGACAGTCGCCGCTCGGCGACGACCGCTATGACGACCGAATTTCCCGGCTCGCCGACGGCTACGAGACGCTCGTCGAGACCGAGGGGGACGAGCTTCCGAGCTACGCGCTCGGCCCCCTGACCGGGGCGTTCGCGCTCCTCTCGATGGCCGGCTTCGACACGCTCTCGGTCGCAGAGGACGCCTTCGCCCGATCGCGCGACCGCTTCGCGTTCGACCACAGCGAGGACGGACTCCTGCTTCACGGCTGGAGCTATCTCCACGACGCGACCGGGGACCCGGTCGAGGTGACCACCGCCCTCCGCGAGGGAGCACAGGCCGTCGCCGCCCGACAGGACCCCGAGACGGGACTGTTCGCGTTCGACAACCCGACGACCGATCGCCACCAGAACCAGATGTACGTGCTCTGGGGGCTGTGTCGCGCTATCGAGGTAGCCGCCGGCGACGGCTATCTGGAGAACGCCACGGCCGTTCTCGACTACACGCTCGACGCGCGACTCCGCGAGGACGGCGCGCTCCTGTGGCTCGAACCCGGGCGCATCGAAGAGCTAAGTGTTGCACTCGGGCGCGGTGAGTACCCCCAGTGGAAGCTGCTGTTCGCCTGTCATCAGTCCTTCTTCGCCATCGCGGCGGCTCACTACCGACGCGCGGGCGGTGACCGTAACCTCGACAAACCAGTAGAGCGTGCGATGGCGTGGCTCCACGGGACCAACGACCTCGGGCGGGACCTGACCGACCTGACGGGACTCGGCGTGCCGGCCCGCCATCTCACCACCGACGGCCGGCTCGATGCGCCCCGCGAGCAGTTCAAGGGGGCCTACGAAATCGGCGCGTATCTGTTCGCGCTGACCGAACTCACCGCGTGGTGAGGTCGTCGTACACCCGGCGCAGTCGCTCGGCGTCGCGCGCCCAACCGTACTCCCCCTCGACGGCGCGGCGACCCGACTCGCCGTAGTGTGTGAGGTCTCTTCCGACCAGCTCCGAGATTCGCGCGGCGGTCGCGGTCGGATTCTCCGGCGGAACCACGACCCCCGATTCCGTCTCGCGGACGATACGACCCAGCGGGCCGACGTCCGTGACGAGCACCGGTGTTTCGAGCGCCATGTACTGAAACAGCTTGTGCGGCACCGTCGTCGCGGTGTGGCCGGTCTCGCGGTGTGGCACCGTCGCGAGGTCACTCGCCGCGATGTAGCGGGGCACGTCCGCGAAGTCGACCCACCCGGTGAACGTGACCCGGTCGGCTACGCCCTCCGATTCGGCTAGCTGCCGGAGCCGGCGGTCCGACTCCGGGCTTCCGGCACCGACGAGCAGGAGCGACACCTCTGGCGGCGTCTCTGGAAGCGCCCGAATCAGCGTCTCCAGCCCGCGGTGTGGCCCGAACGCGCCGACGTAGGAGACGACGAAGCCGTCGGGCACGTCATCGGGAACCGGCGTGTGGTCCATCGTCTCGATGCGGTCGAGGTCGACCGTGTTCGAGACGACGTGGACGCGGTCGGGGTCGCCGTCGCAGTCTGTGATGTAGTGATCGCGCGCCTCCTCGACGACCGTCACGAGCGCGTCCGCCTGCCCGACGGCCTCGCGCTCGGCGCGCTCGATGCGCGAAATCGGCCGGAGGAGTCGACCCTGCAGTCGCTCGAACAGCGACCGCTCGGAGCGGTACTGTGCCATCGCCGCCGGATAGTTCTCGTGGAGGTCGGCGACGACGGACACGTCACCGAGCGAACGGGCGACCCGCAGCCCCGTCCGGACCAGCGGGAGGTCGTGGACGTGGAGCACGTCGATATCGTGGACCGACGCAAACCGCCGCGCGCGCCGGAACCAGATGGCGTCGAACGAGCCGAACAGGTAGCTCGCGCGGTTCACCGCGCGGGTCGCCACGCTGTAGCCGTCCCAGTCGATGCGCTCGATTGCGACGCCGTCGACGGCCGCCGGCTCGGTCCCCTCGCCTGCGAGACAGAGCAGATACACCTCGTGGCCGGCTTCCCGGAGTGCCGCCGCCTCCTTCCGAACACGGATATCCTCCGGGTAGGTTCCCCGCAGGAGCATCCCGACCTTCATCCGTCCACCTCCAGACTCTCGACCAGCGCGTCGACGATACGCTCGCCCGCCCGTCCGTCGCCGTAGAGGTCCGGATGGCCGGTCATCGCGGCCCGCGCGTCGGCGTCGGTCGCCAGCGTCCGGAGCCGCGTTGCGAGATTCGACGGCTCGACCAGTTCGTTCACGCCGGCCTCGACCGTCTCCGGGCGCTCGGTGTTCGGCCGCACCGTGAGACACGGCGTTTCGAGGACGGACGCCTCCTCCTGTACCCCGCCGGAGTCGGTGACGACGACATGTGCCCCGTCGAGTAAGGCGAGGAAGTCGAGATACCCCTGCGGCTCCGCGAGCCGGAGCGAGCCGTCCGGCTCGACTCCGAGCGCCTCGATTGCGGTCTCCGTGCGCGGGTGGGCGGGGAGGACGACCGGTATCGGCGCGCCGTCGAGTGCGCCGAGAATCGCCCGCAGCCGGTCGGGAGCCTCGGTGTTGTGCGGCCGATGTATCGTCGCGAGCGCGTACCCGTCCGACTCGACGCCGAACCGCGAGCGCGCGTCGGACTGCTCGCGCGCGACGGGCGCGTGGTCGAGACACGCGTCCACGACCGTGTTTCCGGTCTGCGTGACGCCCACCTCGATGCCCTCGCCGGCGAGGTTGGCAACGGCGCTCTCCGTGGGGGCAAACAGCAGCTCCGAGAGGTGGTCGGCGACGACGCGGTTCACCTCTTCGGGCATGGTTCGGTCGTAGCTTCGCAGGCCGGCCTCAACGTGGCCGACGAGCGTGTCGCGTTTCGCCCCGGCCAGCGTCGCCGCGAGGACGGCGTTCGTGTCTCCGAGCGTGAGCACGGCTGCCGGTTCCCGTTGGGCGATATCGGCGTCGATACCGACGAGCCCGTCGGCGGTCTGTTGTGCGCCGCCGGTGCTGCCAACGTCGAGATTCACCGCCGGTTCGGGCAGCCCGAGCACGTCGAAGAACTCGCCGCTGAGCTCCGCGTCGTAGTGTTGGCCGGTGTGAAGCAGCCGCGGCTCCGTCGCCGGGTGAGCATCGAGCGCGCGAATCACCGGAGCCATCTTCACGAGTTCGGGTCGCGTCCCGACGACGGCGAGCACCGTCACCACGTCAACCCCTCGTAGGTCATCCCCTTGCGGGCCTCGATGATGCGCCGACCGTCAACGACGACCTGTCGCGCCATCGCGTCGAACTCGCCATCGAGGGCACCGAACGCGGGCCAGTCGGTGACGACGAGCGCGCCGACGGCTCCGTCGAGGGCACCGCTCGCGCTGTCGGTGTACTCAACGTCCGGGTACGCACGCGCCATCGTCTCGCTCGCGTCCGAGGGGTCGTACGCCGCCACCTCGGCTCCTCGTTCCTGTAGCCCGGCGATGACCGGCTTCGCGCGCGACCCGCGGATGTCGTCGGTGTCGGGCTTGAACGCGAGTCCGAGCACGGCGACGCGTTCGCCGGCCACGTCGACGTGCCGGTCGAGGAGTTCGAGCAGGCGGCGCGGCTGCGTCTCGTTCACCCCGACGACCGCGTCGAGCAGTTCGGGTTCGTAGTCGCGGTCGCGGGCGGCGGCCCGGAGCGCGTCGGTGTCCTTGGGGAAGCAGTTGTGTACGACTAACCCGTCCGTCGTCACGAATGTACTGTTATCTGCCACCTCAATTGAATACACCTCTGTCTCCGTCTGCTGTGTCGAGATTTCATTGACATTGACACTGAGCGTCCCGCCATCCGTGTATCCAATTGGTGCAATCTCCCGCTCGTACTGTTCGAGTCGATTCTCAATCTTCGCTTGCTCTTCTGGCTGGAACAACTCCGTAAGCGCAGCTATCTGTGCTTTCGAGCTGACGCGAAGGAAATGAGCGGGCTGGGTAGATTTCTCGGATTCGGACTGCTTGTAGCTTGGCACGATACCGAGACTGTGGAGGAGAAACTGCATCCCCTGGATGAGTTCCTCACTGACCGACCCGTAATCATAGACAACTGCATTCGAGTGGTTCGTATAGTTGATGTGGCCGTCTCCACGGAATAAGCCAGCCAGCAGTGCTCGCTTGTGTGTGGCCGTCTCGTCGTGTGCGATATCTGGTACAGCTGCCGAATATGACCCTGTTCCACAGCCAAGAGATTCGATGAAAGCTGCGAACACACGACTCGACACCTCAATTTGTGTCGAAGTCTCCTGTGTGTCTGTCCGGTAACGAATACCGATATCCTCAAAATACGTCTCTACGTCAGCTACAAGCTCTGGCTCATCGCTCGGATGGAAACTGATGAATAACCGACGGCGCGGGGTAGAGCCGTGCCCGGAACTGTCGTCGTGGATATGTCCTTCGCTGAGATAGTAGCCAATAAACCGCCAGAACGACTCGTCCGCATCGATAATTCCTGGGACGTAGGTCTGTCCGCCGCCACGGGTCGTGTAGAGACTGACTGCTGCCCGTGTAAGTGGAAGTGAAGACTCAAACTCAAGAAACACGTCAAGCGGAATGTAGTTGTTCCGGATGAACTCGTGGACGCGGTCGTAGCTATGATTGCGGTTGTACGCTTCCAATACGTCCCGAAGCTCATCTTTGACGGTCTCTAACTCGAAGTTTGGCTTGAGATACACTCGTTCGTTGTCGAACCGCGCCGCGTCTGCGACGAACTCGATGAGGTCAAACTGACCGACAGGGTTTGCTGGCATCGAATCGAGCGTCGGCAGTCGGTCTCCTTCCGTGAGGTTCTGTGCTTCTACCACCGCTGTCCCTCCATCGCTCGCGACCAGCATCGGGTGGTCGTGCGTGACGGTTACCGACTTACTCATGCTCGTCTCGATAGTGTGGAGCGGTCCTGTGTACTGTCGCTTCGTCGCGCCGGTGACTGGCTTGAACTCGAATCCGTCGCCATCGTGGCTGAGTACTGTGACATCTCGAACTGTCTCACCGTCGACGAACCGCTCGTGGAACTGCTCGAACGTAATAAGCTCAGTTTTGTCAGCCGTACGAATCAGAAGCCGCTGGTCCCCGGTGAGACAGCTACCCCCCCATCCCACCCCCGACCGGAGGAACTGCGCGCCGATGCGGTCGTCCAGTCCCATCGCCTCGGCCACCTCGTAGGAGTCGACGCCGTACTCCTTGCAGATGTTGCCGAGTTCGTTGATGAGCGAGACTTTCGCGGCGAGGAAGACGTTGTTGGCGTACTTCATCATCGCGGCCTCTCGGCGACCCGTCTCCACGACCGGCGGCTCGTCGGGAAGAGGTGCATACACCGCCCGGAGGGCGTCGAGCGCGCGGTCGTCGTCGGTGCCGAGTACGACCTTGTCGGGGTGCATGAAGTCGTCCACGGCGCTGCCCTGTGCCTGAAACTCGGGGTTGACCGCCGTCGCGAAGGTCTCGCCTTCCGGACCCGCGGCCTGCTCGATGCGCGGGACGACCTCCTCTTCGACCATCCCAGGGATGACGGTGGATTTGACGGCGACGGTGTGGAACGTCTCCTTCTGTGCGAGTGCCTCTCCGAGCGATTCGGCGGCGGCGAGGACGACCGACGGGTCGATGCTGCCGTCCTCGCGAGCGGGCGTCTGGACGGTGATGAACGAGCAGTCGGTGTCGCGGACGGCGGCGTAGTCGGTGGTCGCGGAGATTCGGTCGGCGTTCTCCGCGTACAGGGAATCGAGTCCGGGTTCGGCCATCGGTGGCTCGCCGGCCTCGATGCTCGCGACGACCGACTCGTCGATGTCGATTGCCGTCACTTCGTGGCCGAGCGCGGCCAGACAGCCGGTGAGGGTCGCGCCGACGTAGCCGGAGCCGATGACGCTGACGTGCATACGCCCGCTTCGCTACCCCCGGACTTCAGCGGTTCGCTACTCGTCCTCGCCGTGACTGTGCCCGTGACTGTGTCCGTCCAAGGCTCCGTCGAAGTCATCGACCGGGATGACGGAGTAATCGACCGAGAGGGTGTCCTTCGTCGCGCGAATCTTCCCGACGAACGTGGAGATTTCGTCCAGTTGTCCCTCGACGATGAACAGCTCCATGCAGTAGTGGTCGCCGACGTGGTTGTGGACGTTCGAGGTGACGAGTCCCTCGTGTTCGTGGCGCAACTGCATCATGCGCTGTTCGGCCGCCGACGTTTCGTAGTTGAACAGCACGGTGATGACGCCGATGAGCCGGCGGTCCTCCAGCCGCTTGTCCTCGAACTCGCCGAGCAGATTCCGGGAGGCTTCCCGGACGACCTCGCTCCGGCCCGTGTAGCCGTGCTCGTCGGCGAACTCGTCCAAGCGATTCAACAGCGACTCCGGCATCGACACGCTGACGACTGTCATATTGTGAACCCACGGCCGCTCAGCTGTTAATGATTGCTACTCTCAACAGGGGGACAAGAATTTCCTCCCGGCTCGCGTTCCACCGGTATGTCCGCCGAACGCGTGCGCGCCGCGACGCGGGTCTGTTACGCCTGTGGCGCGGCAACGACCGCCCCCGCCGTCCGCTGTGACTGTGGCGAACCGCTGTGGCTCCCTGAGGTCACCGACACGACCGAAACCGACGCGCCGGGCATGTGGCGACATGCCGGCCTACTGCCGGTCGATTCACCCGGCGGCGTGGCCGACGCCGTCGGTGACACACCGCTCGTCGCCCCCGACGCCGTGGCCGACTTCGCCGGCGTCGACGTGTCGCTCAAGCTGGAAGGCCACGCGCCGACCGGGTCGTTCAAAGACCGGGGGAGCGCGCTCGCCGTCGCTGCCGTCGAGGCCGGCTACGCGGGCGACGTGCGCGCGGTCGGCACCGTCTCGCACGGCAACATGGCGATGAGCACCGCCGCCTTCGCCGCGAGCGCGGACCTCCCGTGTGTCGTGCTCGTTCCCGACGACATCCCCGAATCGCGACTCGGCGTCATCGCGCAGTACGACCCGACAATCGTCCGCGTGGACGGCGACTACGGGCGGCTGTACGAGCGCTCGCTCGAACTCGGCCGCGAACACGACATCGCCTTCCTCAACTCCGACGTACCGCTGCGCGTCGAGGGGCAAAAGACCACGACCGTCGAGGTGTGTCTCGACGCGGCCCCCGACGTCATCGTCATGCCGGTCTCAAGCGGGGGTCACGCCAGCGGCGCGTGGAAGGCCGTCCGCGAACTCCACGCCGCCGGCCGCATCGACCGGATTCCCGACCTCCACTTCGTGCAGGCGAGCGCCTGTGCACCCATCGCCGAGGCGTTCGCCCGCGGGGACGATACCGTCGCGCCCGTCGAAGGTGGGGAGACAATCGCCTACTCGATTGCCAACGCCGACCCGCCGAGTGGCAATCGCGTGCTCGCCGCGGCTCGCGACACCGGCGGAACAGTCACCAGCGTCGACGACGACGCGACCCGCGCGGCCCTCGACACTCTCGCACGGGCCGGCATCAGCGTCGAAGCCTCGTGTGCCGTCGCGCTCGCCGGCACGCGTGAGTTGGTCCAATCGGGCCGACTTGACCCCGACGCCGAGGTAGCCACTGTCATGACCGGCACGGGGCTGAAGGAGGCGAGCGGTTCGGCCGACACCGCCCGCGCCACCGTCGACAGCCTCGATACTGTGCTCGGCGGGGTCGGAGTCGAGCGGTGAGCAGCCGTCGGACAGTCGCGACCGTGGGCGCGTTCGTCGTCGGATTTCTCGTCGTCGGTATCGCGACGACGGCACTGCTCGACCCGTACGTGTGGCCGTCGCTCGTGGTCGGAATCCCGGCAGGAATCGTCGCTGGGGTCGTCGCTGCCCTCGCCGTCCGGCTCAGTTCGTGAGCGGCGCGCCGAAGCTCTTCTCGCGGTCGAGCACCGTTTCGTGGGTGAGCTCACACTCACAGGACACCTGCTCGAACACCGAGGGGTCCTGTCGCAAATCGAAATCCTTGATGGCCTTCTGGACGCGGTCGTCACACTCCCCGCAGTTGTGGGGACCGCGGTCGGAGCCGTGGCCGACGGGGTCGGAGACGACGATTGCGTCGGCGTCGGCCGTCGCTTCGAGCACCTCGCAAATCGACCACAGCCACGGCGGCCGGTAGCCGCCGTCGTGGTAGAGTTCCTCGACCATCGTGTACCGCTGGACGTTGGTCGGGTTCATCGAGACGGTGTGACACCCCTCCACGTCGGCACACCGGCGCACGGAGGCTTTCATGTCCGCGACCGCCTCGCGCTCCGTGAGGAACGGCGGCTTCAGGAGGAGATACGCCTTGATGCCGGCGTCGACGGCCCGCGCCTCGTCGCAGGCGGTCTCGAAGTCGGCGAAGTCGAAGTACTTGTTCACGCAGTCGTGGCGCACCCGGTCGGTCGCGGTTTCGAGCCCGACGGCCACGTCCGTCTCCAGTCCCTGCTCGGTGAAGTCGGTCAGCTTCTCGCGCTCCACGAAGTCGGGCAGCGACTCCACGACGATGCGCTCGCGGTCGCTGAACGTCTCACCGATGGCAGCACGCGTCTCCGCCGGCACCTCGCGCTCGTCGAGGAAGGAGCCGGAGGTGTAGATTTTGATGAGTTCCGCGGGCTCGTCTGCGTTCTCCGTCTCGTGGTCGAGACAGTGCTGGATTTGGGTCAGCAGGTTCTCGTGGCCGACGCTGCCGCCGTCGACGGACTCGGCGACGTAGCCGCACATCGTACAGCCGCCGGCGCGTGCCCACCGACAGCCGCCGGTGTTGAGGATGATGGTGAGCGACTGTTTCACGCCGTCCGGGGTGTTGTCCTCGTC
This portion of the Halosegnis longus genome encodes:
- a CDS encoding nucleotide sugar dehydrogenase, with the translated sequence MHVSVIGSGYVGATLTGCLAALGHEVTAIDIDESVVASIEAGEPPMAEPGLDSLYAENADRISATTDYAAVRDTDCSFITVQTPAREDGSIDPSVVLAAAESLGEALAQKETFHTVAVKSTVIPGMVEEEVVPRIEQAAGPEGETFATAVNPEFQAQGSAVDDFMHPDKVVLGTDDDRALDALRAVYAPLPDEPPVVETGRREAAMMKYANNVFLAAKVSLINELGNICKEYGVDSYEVAEAMGLDDRIGAQFLRSGVGWGGSCLTGDQRLLIRTADKTELITFEQFHERFVDGETVRDVTVLSHDGDGFEFKPVTGATKRQYTGPLHTIETSMSKSVTVTHDHPMLVASDGGTAVVEAQNLTEGDRLPTLDSMPANPVGQFDLIEFVADAARFDNERVYLKPNFELETVKDELRDVLEAYNRNHSYDRVHEFIRNNYIPLDVFLEFESSLPLTRAAVSLYTTRGGGQTYVPGIIDADESFWRFIGYYLSEGHIHDDSSGHGSTPRRRLFISFHPSDEPELVADVETYFEDIGIRYRTDTQETSTQIEVSSRVFAAFIESLGCGTGSYSAAVPDIAHDETATHKRALLAGLFRGDGHINYTNHSNAVVYDYGSVSEELIQGMQFLLHSLGIVPSYKQSESEKSTQPAHFLRVSSKAQIAALTELFQPEEQAKIENRLEQYEREIAPIGYTDGGTLSVNVNEISTQQTETEVYSIEVADNSTFVTTDGLVVHNCFPKDTDALRAAARDRDYEPELLDAVVGVNETQPRRLLELLDRHVDVAGERVAVLGLAFKPDTDDIRGSRAKPVIAGLQERGAEVAAYDPSDASETMARAYPDVEYTDSASGALDGAVGALVVTDWPAFGALDGEFDAMARQVVVDGRRIIEARKGMTYEGLTW
- a CDS encoding archaeosine biosynthesis radical SAM protein RaSEA translates to MSKPSPEVYESNRGMDAHNAAMREIRARNDNTYDPTEPTRVWLDEDNTPDGVKQSLTIILNTGGCRWARAGGCTMCGYVAESVDGGSVGHENLLTQIQHCLDHETENADEPAELIKIYTSGSFLDEREVPAETRAAIGETFSDRERIVVESLPDFVEREKLTDFTEQGLETDVAVGLETATDRVRHDCVNKYFDFADFETACDEARAVDAGIKAYLLLKPPFLTEREAVADMKASVRRCADVEGCHTVSMNPTNVQRYTMVEELYHDGGYRPPWLWSICEVLEATADADAIVVSDPVGHGSDRGPHNCGECDDRVQKAIKDFDLRQDPSVFEQVSCECELTHETVLDREKSFGAPLTN
- a CDS encoding glycosyltransferase family 2 protein; its protein translation is MAPLVSVVIPTHYRNGRLADAIESVRAQTHPDVECVVVDDSGEGHAAPVADHPEVTYLALDENRGGNPARTAGIERAEGEYVHLLDDDDQLHPERIERGMESLRESDARVGFCGFRFENGDERYPRATGEMLDAALAFDASPCLTSTLLVEGELLRSLLPLADRPGGDDLGLIIELARRTPFNAVDDLLVTRAVEPDSRGKSMGLIEGRRDIIDEYAALYEEYPAARKRAVADTARKAGEQLLRSGERRAALSEFWRAFRTRPTPARAVPLASALGGWRAYRASKHLSVRLP
- a CDS encoding glycosyltransferase family 4 protein, whose product is MKVGMLLRGTYPEDIRVRKEAAALREAGHEVYLLCLAGEGTEPAAVDGVAIERIDWDGYSVATRAVNRASYLFGSFDAIWFRRARRFASVHDIDVLHVHDLPLVRTGLRVARSLGDVSVVADLHENYPAAMAQYRSERSLFERLQGRLLRPISRIERAEREAVGQADALVTVVEEARDHYITDCDGDPDRVHVVSNTVDLDRIETMDHTPVPDDVPDGFVVSYVGAFGPHRGLETLIRALPETPPEVSLLLVGAGSPESDRRLRQLAESEGVADRVTFTGWVDFADVPRYIAASDLATVPHRETGHTATTVPHKLFQYMALETPVLVTDVGPLGRIVRETESGVVVPPENPTATAARISELVGRDLTHYGESGRRAVEGEYGWARDAERLRRVYDDLTTR
- the wecB gene encoding non-hydrolyzing UDP-N-acetylglucosamine 2-epimerase, with the protein product MVTVLAVVGTRPELVKMAPVIRALDAHPATEPRLLHTGQHYDAELSGEFFDVLGLPEPAVNLDVGSTGGAQQTADGLVGIDADIAQREPAAVLTLGDTNAVLAATLAGAKRDTLVGHVEAGLRSYDRTMPEEVNRVVADHLSELLFAPTESAVANLAGEGIEVGVTQTGNTVVDACLDHAPVAREQSDARSRFGVESDGYALATIHRPHNTEAPDRLRAILGALDGAPIPVVLPAHPRTETAIEALGVEPDGSLRLAEPQGYLDFLALLDGAHVVVTDSGGVQEEASVLETPCLTVRPNTERPETVEAGVNELVEPSNLATRLRTLATDADARAAMTGHPDLYGDGRAGERIVDALVESLEVDG
- a CDS encoding class I SAM-dependent methyltransferase → MDDRTRLLSEWVDQPPAGPLVQYLRDAERRAVLETLDSPTHVLDIASETGVTRALPDDAAVTRVDFSPEASARERETLDGVETFASTTPESPTLPFGRSRFDAAVCVGPLDWRFLDADHLSREVSRVLTRGGTFAVTAPTPESPYHVGGRYELTYRTPDEFESVLAPHFHPNDQTYIYQPPEKVQWLAGTLPTGLERRVADYAQRRTETCSRDRASYVVTGATAPGYRARLDDALDCLLRPVAEQGFFDPETDRFHGRLDYSLTDTGAMRWRAGEGSRQRYGPLALLGVARWRQSPLGDDRYDDRISRLADGYETLVETEGDELPSYALGPLTGAFALLSMAGFDTLSVAEDAFARSRDRFAFDHSEDGLLLHGWSYLHDATGDPVEVTTALREGAQAVAARQDPETGLFAFDNPTTDRHQNQMYVLWGLCRAIEVAAGDGYLENATAVLDYTLDARLREDGALLWLEPGRIEELSVALGRGEYPQWKLLFACHQSFFAIAAAHYRRAGGDRNLDKPVERAMAWLHGTNDLGRDLTDLTGLGVPARHLTTDGRLDAPREQFKGAYEIGAYLFALTELTAW
- a CDS encoding threonine synthase; translation: MSAERVRAATRVCYACGAATTAPAVRCDCGEPLWLPEVTDTTETDAPGMWRHAGLLPVDSPGGVADAVGDTPLVAPDAVADFAGVDVSLKLEGHAPTGSFKDRGSALAVAAVEAGYAGDVRAVGTVSHGNMAMSTAAFAASADLPCVVLVPDDIPESRLGVIAQYDPTIVRVDGDYGRLYERSLELGREHDIAFLNSDVPLRVEGQKTTTVEVCLDAAPDVIVMPVSSGGHASGAWKAVRELHAAGRIDRIPDLHFVQASACAPIAEAFARGDDTVAPVEGGETIAYSIANADPPSGNRVLAAARDTGGTVTSVDDDATRAALDTLARAGISVEASCAVALAGTRELVQSGRLDPDAEVATVMTGTGLKEASGSADTARATVDSLDTVLGGVGVER
- a CDS encoding CopG family ribbon-helix-helix protein — its product is MTVVSVSMPESLLNRLDEFADEHGYTGRSEVVREASRNLLGEFEDKRLEDRRLIGVITVLFNYETSAAEQRMMQLRHEHEGLVTSNVHNHVGDHYCMELFIVEGQLDEISTFVGKIRATKDTLSVDYSVIPVDDFDGALDGHSHGHSHGEDE